From Pseudoalteromonas sp. Scap06:
TTTATAGCCCCCGGTTTATATCAGCACGAAAAGAAAATGCTCATGCCCATATTAGCTTCCAGTATTTTCTTATTCTATGGTGGCATAGCTTTTTGCTACTTTGTAGTACTGCCAATTATTTTAGGGTTTTTCACCAGTGCAGGTCCTCAAATGATGACCCTAGCACCGGATATCAGTAGCTATTTAGGCTTTGTACTTAAGCTATTTTTTGCTTTTGGTATTGCATTTGAAATCCCAGTTGCGATTATGTTGCTTTGTTGGAGTGGTGCAACAACCACACAAAGTCTAAAAGAGAAACGCCCTTATATAGTGGTCGGTGTATTTGTTGTGGCGATGTTTTTAACGCCACCCGATGTGCTATCACAAACCTTATTAGCATTGCCTATGCTGCTTTTATTTGAGCTTGGCTTAATTTTAGCTAAATTTTATACCGCAAAACCACAACAAGAATCTGAGGAATAATATGAATAAGCATTTACTTTCTTTACTCGCTTTAGCAAGTGTACCGGTTTTAGCCGCAACTCCTATTAATGAGCAAGCGTTACAAGCCTGTAGTTTTATTGAAAACGATTTTAATCGTTTACTATGTTACGACAACACTATCGCGGGAAAATCACTCACTCAACCAGCGCATAAACAACCACAACAATCTGTTAAAGCTAATGTAAAAGCTGACACGGCTGTCGCAACAGCACCTGTGGCTGCCAAGGCAAAAGAGTTTGGTTTAGAGCATAAAAACATTACTAAGAATACTGAAGAAACAATTTCATCAACAATAGCTAATGTTAAAAAAGCCCCTTATGGTGAGCTAATTATTACCTTAGAAAATAATCAGCAATGGCGTCAAATTGGTTCAGATAGATTAAGTCTAGACAAAGGTGACACTGTTACTATTAGCCGTGGCGTATTCAACTCTTTTTTACTTAAAAAAGCAGATCAAAACCGCTCAATTCGTGTAAAACGTACTCAGTAATGCAATACACGTTAATTGATGCTGGCGTAAATTTAACTAATCATCAATTTGATGGTCAGCATCAAGAGGTGCTCGCGCGGGCAAAAGAGGTCGGCGTTAAGCATATGCTAATTATTGGCTGCGATATAAGTTCAAGTGAGGAGTCATTTATACTTGCTGCACGCTATGGTCAATATGCTAGCGCTGGTATTCACCCTCATGATGCAAAAACAGCAACCTCTGAACTTGAACAACAGCTCACTAAACTCGCACAAAATGAGCAAGTTATTGCAATTGGTGAATGCGGACTAGATTACAATCGTGACTTTTCTCCAAGAGATGTGCAGCGTGATGTGTTTCGTCGTCAGCTCGCATTAGCTGAAAAGCTAAATCTGCCAGTTTACTTACATGAACGTGATGCCAGTGACGACATGCTTGCTATTTTAAATGAGTTTACTGTTCGCGGTGTACTGCACTGTTTTACTGGTGATGCACAAGCACTTGCAGGTTACTTAAACCTGGGTCTTTATATTGGTATTACCGGCTGGGTATGTGACGAACGACGCGGCAAAGAATTACAACAACTGATCCCTAGCATTCCCATTGAGCGTTTATTAATTGAAACCGATGCACCCTTTTTAATCCCTCGCACTGTCAAACCTAAGCCAAAATCAAGACGTAATGAGCCAGCATTGCTGCATTATGTTTGTGATACACTTGCTCAGCTTTATGGTGTTTCTGCTTGTGAAGTGGCAAAACATACGAGCGACAACTTTAACCGCTTATTTGGATTAGAGAAAAAATAATGCGAACCTTTTGCGCTTTGCTGGTATTCATTATGGTGTTTTATGCATCCTGTTTTCCTGCAAGTGCAATCGAGATAAATAGCGAATTTAATTCAAAAAAAATAGAAGATATTCATTATTCGTTTGCTCCTACCTCATTAGAAGATGCACGACAAAGTAATTTACAAGAATGGCTGCTACTTAATAATAAGCCACTTAATTTAGGCCTTGAGTCTCGACCTGTATGGATTCAATTTAAAATTAAAAATCAGTTATCGCAGCCGCTAATGCCCTTACTGTCACTAGACAACCCTCTTTTGAATGACGTTTCCCTTGCTCACTTTATGGGTGATAAACTACTCACATCAACTCATATAGGTGATACGCTTGCGCTTTCGCAAAGAGTAATCAAGAGTGAGTCTTTACTAGTCAAGTTAACTCTTCCCGCTAACAGTGAAACTACTGTGTACCTTAAAGTTAATAATGATTCAGGTATTGGGCTGCGCGTACCATTAACACTGTGGCAGCAAGACTCGTTACTAGCTTATAAAAGTATGGTGAATTTACTTTATGGATTACTAATTGGCTTTATTTTTTCTTTAGCGGTGAGTAGTCTGGTTTTATTTGCTTTTTCACGTAAACATTATTTTGCTTACGCTGGTTTAATTACGTTAATGCTCGGCTTCTTTTTAGCTTACTTAGGCGGATTTGGATTTCGTTATGCACCCTCAAACATAGCAGACCTACAACAGTTAATGCTGCCTATTTTGCTGATGCTGATCACGATATCGTTTCTTCCTTTACAGCGCCATGTTTGCACCGCTATTGAGTCT
This genomic window contains:
- the tatC gene encoding twin-arginine translocase subunit TatC encodes the protein MTEEVKSGFVAHLIELRDRLIKSLLSILVIFIGLVYFANDIYTFVAAPLVAHLPSTATMIATDVTAPFFAPFKLTLFVALFAAIPWILHQIWGFIAPGLYQHEKKMLMPILASSIFLFYGGIAFCYFVVLPIILGFFTSAGPQMMTLAPDISSYLGFVLKLFFAFGIAFEIPVAIMLLCWSGATTTQSLKEKRPYIVVGVFVVAMFLTPPDVLSQTLLALPMLLLFELGLILAKFYTAKPQQESEE
- a CDS encoding TatD family hydrolase, coding for MQYTLIDAGVNLTNHQFDGQHQEVLARAKEVGVKHMLIIGCDISSSEESFILAARYGQYASAGIHPHDAKTATSELEQQLTKLAQNEQVIAIGECGLDYNRDFSPRDVQRDVFRRQLALAEKLNLPVYLHERDASDDMLAILNEFTVRGVLHCFTGDAQALAGYLNLGLYIGITGWVCDERRGKELQQLIPSIPIERLLIETDAPFLIPRTVKPKPKSRRNEPALLHYVCDTLAQLYGVSACEVAKHTSDNFNRLFGLEKK